From the genome of Leptolyngbya subtilissima AS-A7, one region includes:
- a CDS encoding DUF6464 family protein encodes MVNASTNLFPTRQCRICRFNARSLYLVCAVHPAGPEQRRCPDFESLTPVVQRPSGNLPQASVIEPDWMRFWGPSDEEWLTFWGNEELNEID; translated from the coding sequence ATGGTCAACGCTTCAACTAACCTCTTCCCTACGCGGCAATGCCGAATCTGCCGTTTCAACGCGCGCAGCCTTTACCTAGTCTGTGCGGTACATCCAGCCGGGCCAGAGCAGCGGCGATGCCCCGACTTTGAGTCTCTCACTCCTGTTGTTCAACGCCCTAGCGGCAACTTACCGCAAGCCTCAGTAATAGAGCCTGACTGGATGAGGTTTTGGGGACCGTCAGATGAGGAATGGTTAACCTTCTGGGGGAATGAGGAGTTAAATGAAATTGATTAA